In the Candidatus Baltobacteraceae bacterium genome, one interval contains:
- a CDS encoding D-glycerate dehydrogenase codes for MASARIVATWPLTPHAVERLREVAGTIEDVSGDNLPKEQLAKRLEDADAIVTFPLAIRFDRDLLAHCKNLKVIATVSVGYDNIDLGVCAERGVKVGNTPGVIAPATADIGMALILATMRRILAGVDFVRAGKFERGEMAPYGNDLNRKTLGIFGMGAIGAALGQRARASGMKIIYYNRRKRSDVDPTEAAYVSFGDLLAKSDVIAVTAPLTPETRGVFGKEAFAKMKRGSYFVNIARGGLVQTDALCEALKSGQLAYAGLDVTDPEPLTLSHPLYSLENVVIIPHIGTSTPETRDEMLELAVSNVIAALRDQPLPAPVPLPVPT; via the coding sequence ATGGCAAGCGCCCGCATCGTCGCCACCTGGCCGCTGACACCGCATGCCGTCGAGCGTTTGCGTGAGGTCGCCGGAACGATCGAAGACGTCTCAGGCGACAATCTTCCCAAGGAGCAACTCGCAAAGCGTCTGGAGGACGCGGACGCGATCGTTACCTTTCCGCTTGCGATTCGCTTCGATCGCGATCTGCTCGCGCATTGTAAGAATCTCAAGGTGATCGCGACGGTCTCGGTCGGCTACGACAACATCGATCTCGGCGTCTGCGCCGAGCGCGGCGTCAAAGTCGGCAATACGCCGGGTGTTATCGCGCCCGCGACCGCCGACATCGGCATGGCGCTGATCCTGGCGACGATGCGGCGCATCCTCGCCGGCGTCGATTTTGTGCGCGCCGGGAAGTTCGAGCGCGGCGAGATGGCGCCGTACGGCAACGACCTCAACCGAAAGACGCTGGGCATCTTCGGGATGGGCGCAATCGGCGCAGCACTCGGTCAGCGGGCGCGCGCGTCCGGCATGAAGATCATCTACTACAACCGACGCAAGCGCAGCGACGTCGATCCAACCGAAGCGGCCTATGTGAGCTTCGGCGATTTGCTCGCGAAATCCGACGTTATCGCGGTCACGGCCCCCCTGACGCCCGAAACGCGCGGCGTCTTCGGCAAAGAAGCCTTCGCGAAAATGAAGCGCGGCTCGTATTTCGTCAACATTGCGCGCGGCGGTCTCGTGCAGACCGATGCGTTATGCGAAGCGCTCAAATCCGGACAGTTGGCGTACGCCGGCCTCGACGTGACCGACCCGGAACCGTTGACGCTCTCGCATCCGCTCTACAGTCTCGAGAACGTCGTTATAATCCCGCACATCGGGACGTCGACCCCCGA
- a CDS encoding SDR family NAD(P)-dependent oxidoreductase: MSSNKIDLSGRRAIVTGGASGIGMETSRRLLASGLAALTIWDRNEKALAEARKALGNVETHAVDVTDPNAVDAATREAQKSMGGIDILVNSAGITGPNMTVWDYPVDEWRAVIDINLTGTFFCLRSVLPVMKAARYGRVVNIASVAGKEGNPNASAYSASKAGVIALTKSAAKELVRDGVIVNCITPAAVETPMFAQMTKEFIDFMLSKIPMGRFGSPQEIAALITWLCSDEVSFSTGAAFDVSGGRSTY; encoded by the coding sequence ATGAGCAGCAACAAGATCGACCTCTCCGGGCGGCGGGCCATCGTGACCGGGGGTGCAAGCGGAATCGGCATGGAGACCAGTCGCCGTCTCCTGGCTTCGGGCCTCGCCGCGCTGACCATTTGGGACCGTAACGAGAAGGCGCTGGCCGAGGCGCGCAAGGCTCTGGGCAACGTCGAGACGCACGCAGTCGACGTCACCGATCCGAATGCCGTCGATGCTGCGACGCGAGAAGCGCAAAAGTCGATGGGCGGCATCGACATTCTCGTCAACTCGGCCGGGATCACAGGCCCGAACATGACGGTCTGGGACTATCCGGTCGATGAATGGCGCGCCGTCATCGACATCAATTTGACCGGAACATTTTTCTGTCTGCGCTCCGTGTTGCCGGTCATGAAAGCCGCACGCTACGGGCGCGTCGTGAATATCGCCTCGGTTGCGGGGAAAGAAGGCAATCCCAACGCGTCGGCTTACAGCGCGTCGAAGGCCGGCGTCATCGCGTTGACCAAATCGGCCGCGAAGGAGCTCGTCCGCGACGGTGTGATCGTCAACTGCATTACGCCTGCCGCCGTCGAGACGCCGATGTTTGCGCAAATGACCAAGGAGTTCATCGACTTCATGCTTTCGAAAATCCCGATGGGCCGCTTTGGATCGCCGCAAGAAATCGCGGCGCTGATCACCTGGCTGTGCAGCGACGAGGTCTCGTTCTCGACCGGCGCGGCCTTCGACGTTTCCGGGGGTCGATCGACGTACTGA
- a CDS encoding ferritin-like domain-containing protein, with protein sequence MDIVIPPGGLIPAPEIPQPNIYPLEWRVETPKLAELYERSKRALWNPADFPWDDLRAEDFTPEQRLGIMYWYAVLANFDGSGPPVFAQATVHSFEQHAEDPIRKCFFSITRDEMNHEEVCQRVIQKLVPGGPLDFNPKTPLENAAKNNIEWLYHNGGRYWKGYAASLGKYPLSVLFTSFMMGEVAASTLFFGMSKKARHPVFQQIFKRVGQDEARHLAICLAILETDFPGLREEDKVLITKQLRAGFVFLSMILWEPPQQFWELTDYFMPNHRVLIQHARDAGLGCLTYEEQADNWRNALAKVRAIIGEWGIEFPAIPELDLDGVDVGDISAEDIIPVF encoded by the coding sequence ATGGACATTGTGATACCACCCGGCGGGCTGATCCCCGCCCCCGAGATCCCGCAGCCCAACATCTATCCCCTTGAGTGGCGCGTCGAGACGCCCAAGCTTGCGGAGTTGTACGAGCGCAGCAAACGCGCACTTTGGAATCCCGCCGATTTTCCTTGGGACGATTTGCGCGCCGAAGATTTCACACCCGAGCAACGGCTCGGAATCATGTACTGGTATGCGGTGCTCGCGAATTTCGACGGATCGGGTCCGCCGGTTTTCGCGCAAGCGACGGTCCACTCATTCGAGCAGCACGCCGAAGACCCGATTCGCAAATGTTTCTTCTCGATAACGCGCGATGAGATGAATCACGAAGAAGTGTGTCAGCGCGTCATTCAAAAGCTCGTCCCCGGCGGTCCGCTCGATTTCAATCCGAAGACGCCGCTCGAGAACGCCGCCAAGAATAATATCGAGTGGCTCTACCACAACGGCGGCCGCTATTGGAAAGGCTACGCCGCGTCGCTCGGCAAGTACCCGCTGTCCGTTTTGTTCACGTCGTTCATGATGGGCGAAGTGGCAGCTTCGACGCTGTTCTTCGGGATGTCGAAGAAAGCCAGACACCCCGTCTTCCAGCAGATCTTCAAGCGCGTCGGTCAAGACGAAGCGCGGCATCTCGCGATCTGCCTCGCGATCCTCGAAACCGATTTCCCGGGACTGCGAGAAGAAGATAAGGTCCTCATCACCAAGCAGCTCCGCGCGGGATTCGTCTTTCTCTCGATGATTCTGTGGGAACCGCCGCAGCAGTTTTGGGAACTCACCGATTACTTCATGCCGAACCACCGGGTGCTGATTCAGCACGCGCGTGACGCCGGACTCGGGTGCTTGACGTACGAAGAGCAGGCCGACAATTGGCGCAACGCGCTCGCGAAGGTTCGCGCGATCATCGGCGAGTGGGGTATCGAGTTTCCCGCGATCCCCGAGCTCGATCTCGACGGCGTCGACGTCGGCGACATCTCAGCCGAAGACATCATCCCCGTATTCTGA
- the paaN gene encoding phenylacetic acid degradation protein PaaN, producing the protein MTIAPSPASQWWNEHQPLLDHALAAIKSREYYSAYPEVPSGKIYGENAQAEGKAKLEGRLGKRFELAQPGTTGWIGAEKSPFGVTIGVTYPQIDADHVIAAVQSAQRDWATASVQNRVGVCLEIVKRINKSSFEMAFATMYTTGQAYMMAFQAGGPHAQDRALEAIAYAYDAMSDIPPFAVWEKPQKNQPLRVEKRFRIVPRGIGLVIASSTFPNWNSYPGMFASLVTGNAVIIKPHPNAILPLAITVELARTTLAEAGYDPNVVILAADVPDAPIAKTLATRPEIAIVDFTGSSAFGEWLEKNATNASVFTEKAGVNAVVIDSTDDLAGLSRNLAMALSLYSGQMCTAPQNIFVPRGGINVGTQQVSFDDVLASITKAVDDLLAVPERAVEVLGAIASDGTLARVDAQAKGDGVALASKALAHPQFPDARIRTPIVARLDAADEERYSGEMFGPIAFVIATDSTAQSLELATKGARACGAITAMLYSTDPAIVTKAEDFAADAGVSLAINLTGALLVNQSAAFSDYHVSGANPAGNASLTDAAFVAGRFRITQTRTVVPGPANAS; encoded by the coding sequence ATGACGATCGCTCCCTCGCCTGCCTCGCAGTGGTGGAACGAGCATCAGCCGCTCCTCGATCACGCGCTTGCCGCGATCAAATCGCGTGAGTATTACTCGGCGTATCCGGAGGTGCCGAGCGGCAAGATCTATGGAGAGAACGCGCAAGCCGAAGGCAAAGCGAAGCTCGAGGGGCGTCTCGGTAAACGCTTTGAACTCGCGCAACCCGGAACGACGGGATGGATCGGCGCGGAAAAATCACCCTTCGGGGTGACGATCGGCGTCACGTATCCGCAGATCGATGCGGATCACGTTATCGCCGCCGTGCAGAGCGCCCAGCGCGATTGGGCGACGGCGTCCGTGCAAAACCGCGTCGGCGTCTGTCTCGAGATCGTCAAGCGCATCAACAAGTCCAGCTTCGAGATGGCATTCGCGACGATGTACACGACCGGCCAAGCCTACATGATGGCGTTTCAGGCCGGCGGTCCGCACGCGCAAGATCGTGCGCTCGAAGCGATCGCCTATGCCTACGATGCAATGAGCGACATTCCACCGTTCGCCGTGTGGGAGAAACCGCAGAAAAATCAGCCGCTTCGCGTCGAGAAGCGCTTTCGCATCGTCCCGCGCGGAATCGGCCTCGTGATCGCGAGCTCGACGTTTCCGAATTGGAATTCGTATCCGGGGATGTTCGCGAGCCTCGTCACCGGGAACGCGGTCATTATCAAACCGCATCCGAACGCGATTTTGCCTCTGGCAATCACCGTCGAGCTCGCTCGCACAACGCTTGCAGAAGCGGGCTACGATCCGAATGTGGTCATCCTCGCCGCAGACGTCCCGGATGCACCGATTGCAAAGACGCTGGCGACCCGACCCGAGATCGCGATCGTTGACTTCACCGGCTCGTCGGCATTCGGTGAGTGGCTCGAGAAGAACGCGACGAATGCGAGCGTTTTCACCGAAAAGGCGGGCGTGAATGCGGTCGTAATCGATTCGACCGACGACCTTGCCGGATTGTCGCGCAATCTTGCGATGGCGCTCTCGCTCTATTCAGGTCAAATGTGCACCGCGCCGCAAAACATCTTCGTTCCACGCGGCGGGATCAACGTTGGAACTCAGCAGGTCAGCTTTGACGACGTGCTCGCATCCATCACCAAGGCCGTGGACGATCTGCTCGCGGTTCCGGAGCGGGCCGTCGAAGTGCTCGGTGCGATTGCTTCGGATGGGACGCTCGCGCGCGTCGACGCACAAGCCAAAGGCGACGGCGTCGCACTTGCATCGAAAGCGCTCGCGCATCCGCAGTTTCCGGACGCACGTATCCGCACGCCGATCGTGGCGCGGCTCGACGCTGCCGACGAAGAACGCTACAGCGGCGAGATGTTCGGGCCGATCGCGTTTGTAATCGCGACCGATTCGACCGCGCAAAGCCTCGAGCTTGCAACCAAGGGCGCACGCGCCTGCGGCGCGATCACGGCCATGCTCTATTCAACAGATCCGGCGATCGTCACCAAGGCCGAGGATTTTGCCGCCGATGCGGGCGTTTCGCTGGCGATCAATCTGACCGGGGCCCTGCTCGTGAATCAATCGGCCGCCTTCAGCGACTATCACGTCAGCGGCGCCAATCCGGCGGGCAACGCGTCGCTAACCGACGCGGCATTCGTTGCGGGACGTTTCCGAATCACGCAGACACGGACGGTGGTACCTGGACCCGCAAACGCTAGCTGA
- the paaI gene encoding hydroxyphenylacetyl-CoA thioesterase PaaI encodes MYARDAAARTLGIRIEEVRPGYARLSMVTAPSMLNGHAVVHGGFIFALADTAFAYACNSRNESNVALNAAISFTAPGRVDQRLVAIAQERSRAGRTGIYDVEVQNENGTAIAFFRGTSYRIEGTVIPS; translated from the coding sequence ATGTACGCGCGGGACGCCGCTGCGCGCACGCTTGGAATCAGAATAGAAGAAGTCCGGCCTGGTTACGCGCGGCTCTCGATGGTCACCGCGCCCTCGATGCTCAACGGTCATGCGGTCGTACACGGCGGTTTCATTTTCGCGCTCGCCGACACGGCCTTCGCATACGCGTGCAATTCACGTAACGAATCAAATGTCGCGCTAAACGCTGCGATCTCGTTCACGGCGCCGGGACGCGTCGATCAGCGTCTCGTGGCAATCGCGCAAGAGCGTTCGCGCGCCGGCCGTACCGGTATCTACGACGTCGAAGTGCAGAACGAGAACGGCACGGCGATCGCGTTCTTTCGCGGCACGTCGTATCGCATCGAAGGGACCGTTATTCCGTCTTAG
- a CDS encoding sulfite exporter TauE/SafE family protein, giving the protein MTDAIAFVAGVLLGALGTLIGAGGGFLLVPALIVVEPEWSTQSITAFSLAVVAANASAGALSYWRQMRVDLRTFPLFALAAIPGSIAGAYATRFIPRHVFDIGFGGILLAISAWLIFRPKSHAAFDFGTTTRSLVDREGNEYEWRFSLRVGMLAAVVVGFVSSLLGIGGGIVHVPFMIAVLGFPEHIATATSHAVLAVTTIVGTIVHLIHGDYRPIWTTTLATAMGALVGAPIGARLSRRVSGPMITRILAIALGSVALRLIVAH; this is encoded by the coding sequence GTGACCGACGCGATCGCGTTCGTCGCCGGCGTCCTCCTCGGTGCCCTCGGCACGCTGATAGGAGCCGGCGGCGGATTTCTGCTTGTCCCCGCGCTGATCGTCGTTGAGCCCGAATGGTCGACCCAGTCGATCACGGCTTTTTCGCTCGCGGTCGTTGCAGCCAATGCATCCGCCGGAGCACTCTCCTACTGGCGGCAGATGCGTGTCGATCTGCGAACGTTTCCACTCTTCGCGCTTGCCGCGATTCCCGGATCGATCGCCGGCGCGTACGCAACGCGCTTCATCCCGCGTCATGTCTTCGACATAGGCTTCGGAGGCATTTTGCTCGCTATCTCGGCGTGGCTGATCTTTCGTCCCAAATCCCATGCCGCATTTGATTTCGGAACGACGACGCGCTCGCTCGTCGATCGCGAAGGCAACGAGTATGAATGGCGCTTTAGCTTACGGGTCGGCATGCTGGCGGCGGTCGTGGTCGGATTCGTCTCGAGCCTGCTCGGGATCGGCGGCGGCATCGTGCACGTTCCCTTCATGATCGCGGTCCTTGGTTTTCCCGAACACATCGCAACCGCGACCTCGCATGCCGTTCTCGCGGTCACAACAATCGTCGGCACGATCGTCCATCTCATTCATGGCGATTATCGCCCGATCTGGACGACGACGCTCGCCACCGCCATGGGCGCGCTGGTTGGCGCGCCCATTGGTGCACGGCTTTCACGTCGCGTTTCGGGCCCGATGATCACGCGCATTCTTGCAATTGCGCTCGGGAGCGTCGCGCTCCGTCTGATCGTCGCGCACTAA
- a CDS encoding DoxX family protein has protein sequence MRNVLAPKMPGSASIGLFFVRILVGLAFVFHGYPKIVNPLAWMGSRMLTVPWTGTAVGPIPDWLQATVAFVEFFGGVALIFGLLARFAALALFVDMIVACVFVELPRGVPFVASGHTLEPTLAYMVTTLLLLLTGPGVVSFDAALSAPHKMPETTGELSRAA, from the coding sequence ATGCGAAACGTCCTTGCTCCCAAAATGCCCGGCTCGGCCTCAATCGGGCTATTTTTCGTGCGCATCCTCGTGGGACTTGCTTTCGTCTTTCACGGCTATCCAAAAATCGTGAACCCGCTTGCATGGATGGGTTCGAGGATGCTCACAGTGCCGTGGACCGGCACAGCCGTCGGTCCGATACCGGATTGGCTCCAAGCAACGGTCGCGTTTGTCGAGTTCTTCGGCGGCGTCGCGCTCATCTTCGGCTTGCTCGCGCGCTTCGCCGCGCTTGCGCTTTTTGTCGACATGATCGTCGCGTGCGTCTTCGTCGAGTTGCCGCGCGGTGTGCCGTTCGTCGCAAGCGGTCATACGCTCGAGCCGACCCTTGCGTACATGGTGACGACGTTGTTATTACTGCTGACCGGACCGGGAGTGGTTTCGTTCGACGCAGCGCTCAGCGCGCCACACAAGATGCCGGAGACAACCGGAGAGCTTTCGCGGGCCGCATAA
- a CDS encoding thiamine pyrophosphate-binding protein, with product MIAEPAQTKLPKGRMTGGRALAEVLRVAGIGPMFGMAGFQLLPFYEAVRELGLRHFLINDERTGAFAADAYARVSGRPGGCDATLGPGVTNLVTALVESYNAGVPMIAIAGDANRTHAWKNMTQETRQVDILRPAVKELLRVESVQRVPEFVARAFAIATSGRPGPVVVDIPEDVAHGEHEFSEADFRMDPKTFAIPARRMRPAHDDVDAAAALLAKAKRPIILAGGGVHLSGAYAALARLADEQSIPVAHTMSGKGSIACTNPLSAGLFGRYSRIANELIAEADCILVVGCKLGEIATKRYALIPKEVPLIHLELVAEEIGRTTFANVAMWGDAREGLSDLGDSLSDGKSARLNERREYAADVAARMNRWRIDAMPRYTSAEIPINMGRLIGELQRALPSDGIVVADGGFAAHWTGLLYDTKEAGRTYVADRGLASIGYGLPGAIGAQLAAPDSPVVAITGDGGFNMTIGDLETAKRAGTNVIIVVVNNAASGYVKALQHAMYGSGNYQSSDLIEMDYAAIARAMGCRGIRIERPDDLASAFRTAIDDRSTPIVLDVVVTRDPGAMLPAADNRTLVVKAGDRPV from the coding sequence ATGATCGCAGAGCCAGCGCAAACGAAGCTTCCAAAGGGCAGGATGACGGGCGGACGCGCGCTCGCCGAAGTCCTCCGCGTCGCCGGAATCGGCCCGATGTTCGGCATGGCTGGATTCCAATTGCTCCCGTTTTATGAAGCGGTTCGCGAACTGGGACTCCGGCATTTTCTCATCAACGACGAACGCACCGGTGCATTTGCTGCGGATGCGTACGCGCGTGTCAGCGGACGGCCCGGCGGATGCGATGCGACGCTCGGACCCGGCGTCACCAACCTCGTTACCGCGCTCGTCGAATCATATAACGCCGGCGTGCCGATGATCGCGATCGCCGGCGACGCGAATCGTACGCACGCTTGGAAGAACATGACGCAAGAGACGCGTCAAGTCGACATTCTGCGACCGGCCGTCAAAGAATTGCTGCGCGTCGAATCCGTGCAGCGCGTTCCAGAATTCGTCGCGCGCGCATTCGCGATCGCGACTTCGGGACGCCCCGGACCGGTCGTGGTCGACATCCCCGAAGATGTCGCACACGGCGAGCACGAGTTCAGCGAAGCCGACTTCCGTATGGATCCCAAAACGTTTGCGATCCCGGCGCGACGCATGCGTCCTGCGCACGATGACGTCGATGCGGCAGCTGCCCTGCTCGCGAAGGCCAAGCGTCCGATCATTCTGGCCGGCGGCGGCGTGCATCTTTCGGGCGCGTACGCCGCACTCGCGCGCCTCGCTGACGAGCAGTCGATCCCGGTCGCGCACACGATGAGCGGCAAAGGTTCGATCGCGTGCACGAATCCGCTTTCGGCCGGCTTGTTCGGACGCTACTCGCGCATCGCAAACGAGCTGATCGCCGAAGCCGATTGCATCCTCGTCGTAGGCTGCAAGCTCGGCGAGATCGCAACCAAACGCTATGCGCTCATTCCAAAAGAGGTTCCGCTCATTCATCTCGAGCTCGTCGCCGAAGAAATCGGACGCACGACGTTCGCGAATGTCGCCATGTGGGGCGATGCGCGCGAAGGGCTGAGCGATCTTGGGGATTCCCTTTCAGACGGAAAGAGTGCGCGCCTGAACGAGCGGCGCGAGTACGCTGCGGATGTCGCAGCACGAATGAATCGCTGGCGGATCGATGCCATGCCGCGCTATACCTCGGCCGAGATTCCGATCAACATGGGACGCTTGATCGGCGAGCTGCAACGCGCGCTGCCGTCCGACGGCATCGTCGTCGCCGACGGCGGCTTCGCTGCGCACTGGACGGGATTGCTCTACGACACTAAGGAGGCCGGACGCACGTACGTCGCCGATCGCGGCTTGGCATCGATCGGCTATGGCTTGCCGGGCGCCATCGGCGCGCAGCTTGCGGCGCCGGATTCGCCGGTCGTGGCCATCACCGGCGACGGCGGTTTCAACATGACGATCGGCGATCTCGAAACGGCGAAACGCGCCGGAACGAACGTCATCATCGTCGTCGTCAACAACGCGGCCAGCGGTTACGTGAAGGCGCTGCAGCATGCGATGTACGGCAGCGGCAACTACCAGTCGAGCGATCTCATCGAGATGGACTACGCCGCGATTGCGCGAGCTATGGGCTGCCGCGGAATTCGCATCGAGCGGCCGGACGATCTCGCTTCGGCGTTTCGCACCGCCATCGACGATCGCAGCACCCCGATCGTGCTCGACGTCGTCGTCACGCGCGATCCCGGCGCAATGTTGCCGGCCGCCGACAATCGGACGCTCGTCGTAAAGGCCGGCGATCGTCCCGTTTGA
- a CDS encoding thiamine pyrophosphate-dependent dehydrogenase E1 component subunit alpha, with protein MADRVELGVSFLRTMVRIREFEQHARIGYDAGEIPGVVHLSIGQEAVAVGVCANLAREDYVASTHRGHGHCVAKGAETGAMMAELFGKSTGTNKGKGGSMHIADFSVGMLGANGVVGGGIGIAVGAAQAARLLGKKSISVCFFGDGAVNRGPFLEGLNWSVVFKLPVLFVCEDNAFSAFTRASSTTAGKGASARAEAIGLETRSVDGNDVFAVYDAAHELIAHIREGRGPAFLYAPTYRLDGHTVFDKAPYRSSEELERKREDDPVSDLESRLREWGVAQAQVDKIHVEAREEMVRAMLSARRAPLPTEADAFLDVQNIGAPV; from the coding sequence ATGGCAGATCGCGTCGAGCTTGGCGTCTCGTTCCTACGTACGATGGTGCGGATTCGAGAGTTCGAGCAGCACGCGCGCATCGGCTACGACGCCGGCGAGATTCCGGGCGTCGTGCATCTCTCGATAGGACAGGAAGCCGTAGCGGTCGGCGTGTGCGCGAATCTCGCGCGCGAAGATTACGTTGCGAGCACGCATCGCGGTCACGGACACTGCGTTGCGAAAGGCGCCGAGACGGGCGCGATGATGGCGGAATTGTTCGGCAAATCGACGGGGACGAACAAAGGCAAGGGCGGCTCGATGCACATCGCCGACTTCTCGGTCGGCATGCTCGGCGCAAACGGTGTCGTCGGCGGCGGCATCGGTATCGCGGTCGGCGCAGCGCAAGCCGCACGTTTGCTCGGGAAGAAAAGTATCAGCGTCTGCTTTTTCGGCGACGGCGCGGTCAATCGCGGACCGTTTCTGGAAGGCTTGAACTGGAGCGTCGTCTTCAAGCTTCCGGTATTGTTCGTCTGCGAAGATAACGCGTTCTCGGCGTTCACGCGCGCCAGCTCGACAACCGCCGGAAAAGGCGCGAGTGCGCGTGCAGAGGCGATCGGTCTCGAAACACGATCTGTCGACGGCAACGACGTCTTCGCCGTCTACGACGCCGCGCACGAGCTGATCGCGCACATTCGCGAGGGTCGGGGCCCCGCGTTTCTGTATGCACCGACGTATCGGCTCGACGGTCATACCGTCTTCGATAAGGCGCCGTACCGTTCGAGCGAAGAGCTGGAACGCAAACGAGAAGACGATCCCGTCAGCGATCTCGAGTCTCGTTTGCGTGAATGGGGCGTCGCGCAAGCGCAGGTCGACAAGATTCACGTCGAGGCGCGCGAGGAGATGGTGCGTGCCATGTTATCGGCGCGGCGTGCGCCGCTTCCGACCGAAGCCGATGCGTTTCTCGACGTGCAAAACATCGGGGCGCCGGTATGA
- a CDS encoding transketolase C-terminal domain-containing protein, which translates to MSVQSTPKTTTMTIAEAARDALAEEMRRDPSVWALGEDLAAGGIFGTYKGLLDEFGAQRIVSTPISESMIMNVGFGAALAGTRPVIEMRILDFALCAWDELINQIAKARFMFGGQTNVPVVVRLPQGIGRGFQAAQHSQSLEAWLVHTPGLVVLAPATAADEKGLLKAAIRSDDPVVMLDPKSLFATTGEVPAGDYTIPIGEARIAREGSDLTLVTWSSLLPAVLAAAEKAGEAGISVEVIDLRSLWPWDRTRVLASAARTKRALIAHEAVRIGGFGAEIAATITEELGVPVARIGAPRIPVGYAPVLENTYRVNAEKIFAAIQKAMR; encoded by the coding sequence ATGAGCGTTCAGAGTACGCCGAAGACGACGACGATGACGATCGCCGAGGCGGCGCGCGATGCTCTTGCCGAGGAAATGCGCCGCGATCCCTCGGTGTGGGCGCTCGGCGAAGACCTTGCAGCGGGCGGGATTTTCGGAACGTACAAAGGACTGCTCGATGAATTCGGAGCGCAGCGTATCGTCAGCACGCCGATCTCCGAGAGCATGATCATGAACGTCGGGTTTGGCGCCGCGCTTGCCGGGACGCGTCCTGTGATCGAGATGCGCATTCTTGATTTCGCGCTCTGCGCGTGGGACGAGCTGATCAATCAGATCGCAAAGGCGCGCTTTATGTTCGGCGGTCAAACGAACGTGCCGGTCGTCGTGCGCCTACCGCAGGGGATCGGCCGCGGCTTTCAAGCGGCGCAGCATTCGCAGTCGCTCGAAGCCTGGCTCGTGCACACGCCGGGACTAGTCGTTCTTGCGCCGGCGACCGCGGCCGACGAAAAGGGGCTTTTAAAAGCGGCGATCCGCAGCGACGATCCGGTCGTGATGCTCGATCCCAAATCGCTCTTCGCGACGACGGGTGAAGTGCCGGCGGGCGACTACACGATACCGATCGGCGAAGCGCGCATCGCACGCGAAGGTAGCGATCTCACGCTCGTGACGTGGTCGTCCTTGCTGCCGGCGGTGCTCGCTGCAGCCGAAAAGGCCGGCGAAGCCGGGATATCGGTCGAGGTGATCGATCTTCGCAGCTTGTGGCCGTGGGATCGGACGCGCGTCCTTGCATCGGCTGCGCGCACCAAGCGCGCCTTGATCGCACACGAAGCGGTGCGCATCGGCGGTTTCGGTGCGGAGATTGCAGCAACAATTACGGAAGAGCTTGGAGTACCCGTCGCGCGCATCGGCGCCCCGCGCATTCCGGTCGGCTATGCGCCGGTTCTCGAAAACACGTACCGCGTCAACGCGGAGAAAATCTTCGCGGCGATCCAAAAGGCCATGCGATGA
- a CDS encoding YdeI/OmpD-associated family protein: MNTNITADAFFSRAKTWQKELKKLRTIIRSCGLTEEVKWGKPTYTFDKSNVVILIPLKEHLALMFCKGALIRDSRHVLEKVGQSQASRWVKFDSVPAITKLESVVKTYIREAIKNEETGKEVKYKETSEYPVPDELKAKFAKTPSFKKAFEALTPGRQRGYLLYFAGAKQSKTREARIEKSTPAILKGKGIYD; encoded by the coding sequence ATGAATACGAATATTACTGCGGACGCATTTTTTTCGAGAGCCAAAACGTGGCAGAAAGAGCTGAAGAAACTCCGCACAATTATTCGCAGCTGCGGTTTGACGGAAGAAGTGAAGTGGGGAAAGCCCACCTACACGTTCGACAAAAGCAACGTCGTCATATTGATCCCTCTCAAGGAGCACCTTGCGTTGATGTTTTGCAAGGGTGCTCTGATAAGAGATTCCCGTCACGTGCTCGAAAAAGTTGGGCAGTCGCAGGCTTCGCGCTGGGTGAAGTTCGATAGCGTTCCGGCAATCACGAAATTGGAATCCGTCGTGAAGACATATATTCGCGAAGCGATCAAGAACGAAGAAACCGGCAAGGAAGTCAAGTACAAAGAGACCTCGGAGTATCCGGTTCCGGACGAGCTCAAAGCGAAGTTCGCCAAGACGCCGTCGTTCAAGAAAGCTTTCGAGGCGCTGACGCCGGGACGGCAACGCGGCTACTTGCTGTATTTTGCCGGCGCAAAACAGTCGAAGACTCGCGAGGCGCGGATTGAAAAATCCACTCCGGCCATCCTCAAGGGTAAGGGAATCTACGATTAA